Proteins encoded within one genomic window of Mesobacillus subterraneus:
- a CDS encoding VOC family protein, producing the protein MLNKVCVITIKVGDMEKALEFYTKVLDFEVSKHYGENIVSLVHNEIPIVLEKSDEDITSSSQKVLLGILSEDIDKDVEILRVKGVKILFDESRPCPPGRYNVIEDPFGNQLELVEFSNFK; encoded by the coding sequence TTGTTAAACAAAGTTTGTGTAATAACGATCAAGGTTGGAGACATGGAAAAAGCACTTGAATTCTATACAAAGGTGCTGGATTTTGAAGTGTCCAAGCATTATGGGGAAAATATCGTTTCATTAGTACATAATGAGATTCCGATTGTGTTAGAAAAATCAGATGAAGATATTACTTCCTCTAGTCAGAAGGTTTTACTGGGGATCCTCTCTGAGGATATCGATAAAGATGTTGAAATTCTTCGCGTTAAGGGAGTAAAGATTCTGTTCGATGAATCCAGACCGTGTCCGCCAGGTAGGTACAATGTGATTGAAGATCCATTCGGCAACCAACTCGAGCTTGTGGAGTTTTCTAATTTTAAGTAA
- a CDS encoding 4-oxalocrotonate tautomerase, whose amino-acid sequence MPIIQVQVLEGRSDEKIKELIAGITETAVRTLEVKPEQVRVIVQTVPHQYWGVGGVTKDEIKSQL is encoded by the coding sequence ATGCCGATTATTCAGGTGCAGGTGCTTGAAGGGCGAAGTGATGAAAAAATCAAAGAATTGATTGCCGGAATAACTGAAACGGCTGTTCGGACGCTCGAAGTGAAGCCAGAACAGGTGCGAGTGATTGTCCAAACGGTTCCTCATCAATATTGGGGCGTGGGCGGTGTTACGAAAGATGAGATAAAGTCCCAACTCTAA
- a CDS encoding TRAP transporter large permease: protein MMALVILAFVVFLLLGIPISLVLGMTTVVYFLVTGNTMLLESTPQRLYSGMENFGLLAIPLFMLTGELMNSGGITNRLVVFARVLVGHVRGGLAYVTVIANMFLASILGSANAQAAMMSKVMVPEMEKEGYSREFSSALTLASSIVAPIIPPSMIFIIYGTLSGTSIGGLFMAGIIPGTIFGVGFVALIAYMGYKHNFPRSKRASFSEIWSSFVKVLPAILVPFVITVGILSGAFTATESAAVASVIAFVVGMFFYKELKWKNLSKILINTVIGTATVTFLIAMANLFGWLIAFEQIPQLVANSMLSISDNPFVFLLLVNIFLLLVGTLLDGIAALIILVPVLMPLVTGFNIDPIHFGVIICINLTIGLLTPPVGTGLFIVSSIAEVKFERLIKAVTPMLLIGIAMLFVVTYWEQTTLFIPRLLGF, encoded by the coding sequence ATGATGGCACTGGTTATTTTAGCATTCGTTGTATTTTTGTTATTGGGGATTCCCATCTCGCTTGTGCTTGGAATGACAACAGTTGTTTACTTTTTAGTGACTGGCAACACAATGCTGCTCGAATCGACGCCTCAGCGTCTGTATTCAGGGATGGAGAATTTCGGATTATTAGCGATCCCATTGTTCATGCTGACAGGTGAGTTAATGAACAGCGGCGGAATTACCAACAGACTGGTTGTTTTTGCAAGAGTTCTCGTTGGGCATGTACGTGGAGGTCTCGCTTATGTCACGGTTATCGCTAACATGTTCCTTGCGTCTATATTAGGTTCTGCGAACGCGCAAGCCGCAATGATGAGTAAGGTTATGGTACCCGAAATGGAAAAGGAAGGATATAGTCGTGAATTTTCGTCTGCCTTAACGCTGGCGTCGTCCATTGTGGCTCCAATCATTCCTCCAAGCATGATTTTTATCATTTATGGAACATTGTCTGGGACGTCGATTGGCGGTTTGTTCATGGCCGGAATCATTCCAGGGACCATTTTTGGAGTAGGTTTTGTCGCTTTGATTGCCTATATGGGCTACAAGCACAATTTTCCTCGCAGCAAGAGAGCCAGTTTTTCAGAGATCTGGAGTTCCTTTGTAAAAGTCCTGCCGGCGATTTTAGTTCCATTTGTCATTACAGTCGGAATCCTGAGCGGAGCATTCACCGCAACAGAATCAGCTGCAGTAGCTAGCGTGATCGCGTTTGTGGTTGGTATGTTTTTTTACAAAGAGTTGAAGTGGAAGAACTTGTCAAAGATTTTGATTAACACGGTAATTGGCACGGCAACAGTTACTTTCTTAATTGCGATGGCCAATTTGTTCGGCTGGCTGATTGCTTTTGAACAAATCCCACAATTGGTTGCGAACTCGATGTTGTCCATTTCGGATAACCCTTTCGTTTTCCTGTTGCTGGTTAACATCTTCTTGTTACTGGTAGGCACATTGTTAGATGGAATTGCAGCTTTGATTATCCTTGTTCCAGTTTTGATGCCATTGGTTACAGGATTCAATATCGATCCAATCCATTTCGGCGTCATTATCTGTATCAACCTGACAATTGGACTCCTCACACCACCTGTCGGAACAGGTCTGTTCATCGTATCCTCCATCGCCGAGGTGAAATTCGAACGTTTAATTAAAGCTGTTACTCCAATGCTGCTGATCGGAATCGCCATGCTCTTCGTCGTCACCTACTGGGAACAAACAACTTTGTTCATCCCACGATTGCTAGGATTCTAA
- a CDS encoding TRAP transporter small permease, whose amino-acid sequence MKYVSNMVASFEKKLAIILMFAMAVIVAAAVIFRYVFNNPIFWAGEVSIFLLIYITFIGGSLGLKYKTQASVTLVTDYLPEKINKWVAIVAHIFMLLFMAILLFYCFTWITSSSVKIQRSSAILLPMWIPYAILPIGLLFATIHLISNMLDLMQNHPIDSDVVTNLHAAAKESEEE is encoded by the coding sequence GTGAAATACGTCAGCAATATGGTAGCCAGTTTCGAAAAGAAACTGGCTATTATCCTCATGTTTGCAATGGCTGTGATTGTTGCGGCTGCTGTTATTTTTCGATATGTATTCAATAACCCTATATTTTGGGCAGGAGAAGTATCGATTTTCTTATTGATCTACATAACGTTCATCGGCGGCAGCCTAGGATTGAAATATAAGACTCAGGCATCAGTTACCTTGGTTACAGACTATCTACCTGAAAAAATCAATAAATGGGTGGCAATCGTGGCACATATCTTTATGCTTCTATTCATGGCAATCCTATTATTCTATTGTTTTACCTGGATTACTTCCTCTTCTGTAAAAATCCAAAGGTCAAGTGCGATTTTGCTTCCGATGTGGATTCCTTATGCGATCCTGCCTATTGGGCTGTTGTTCGCAACGATTCATTTAATTAGTAATATGTTAGATCTTATGCAAAATCATCCTATTGATAGTGATGTCGTTACAAATCTCCATGCTGCCGCAAAGGAGAGTGAAGAAGAATGA
- a CDS encoding TRAP transporter substrate-binding protein has product MIGFRKFCLTLLMIMLVLTAAACGNDTDAKPAAGSGEKYSFKLAHITPTDHMWHKAAEKFKEELEKNSDGRMTVEIYPASQLGSEADMVQQISSGSVDFGLITAAYMSSRAPAFTAWFAPYAFEDLKETNAARDTEIAKKILATLDDQGLKGLDYLFAGNRVMLFKDKEVKKPEDMKGLAYRVTPSPPLQDFYKSLGASPESLPLPEVYAAVQTGVIDGMDMDLDATITNKYHEVAKYAAVTNHMVWPSVAIMNKDKYEKLSDADKKIVDTAIKAAADYSANTRASQEEEFKKTLSDTGMKVYEIDQKLFEPYIKQFDEKYGPTDPLIQEFIDTFRK; this is encoded by the coding sequence ATGATTGGTTTTAGAAAATTTTGTTTGACACTATTAATGATTATGCTCGTGTTGACGGCTGCTGCATGTGGCAATGACACGGATGCAAAGCCTGCGGCTGGATCAGGTGAGAAGTACTCATTCAAGCTTGCGCATATTACCCCTACAGACCATATGTGGCACAAAGCCGCTGAAAAATTCAAAGAAGAATTGGAAAAGAACTCTGATGGCCGAATGACCGTTGAAATCTATCCTGCCAGCCAGCTCGGCAGCGAGGCAGATATGGTTCAGCAAATCTCTTCCGGTTCAGTAGATTTCGGATTGATCACTGCTGCATATATGAGTTCACGCGCTCCAGCATTCACTGCCTGGTTCGCCCCATATGCTTTTGAAGATTTAAAAGAGACAAACGCAGCACGTGATACTGAAATTGCGAAGAAGATTTTAGCCACTCTTGACGACCAGGGACTTAAAGGACTTGATTACCTGTTTGCCGGTAACCGCGTCATGCTTTTCAAGGATAAGGAAGTAAAAAAGCCGGAAGATATGAAGGGATTGGCATACCGAGTTACACCAAGCCCTCCTTTGCAGGACTTTTATAAATCTCTAGGAGCTTCTCCAGAATCACTGCCATTGCCTGAAGTATACGCAGCTGTCCAAACAGGGGTCATCGATGGTATGGATATGGACCTGGATGCCACGATTACGAATAAGTATCATGAAGTTGCCAAATATGCTGCTGTTACGAACCATATGGTATGGCCTTCGGTCGCGATTATGAATAAGGATAAATATGAAAAGCTGTCTGATGCTGATAAAAAAATCGTAGATACTGCCATCAAGGCTGCAGCAGATTATTCAGCCAATACACGCGCTTCCCAGGAAGAAGAGTTTAAAAAGACCCTCAGCGATACTGGGATGAAGGTGTATGAAATCGACCAGAAATTGTTTGAGCCATATATCAAGCAATTCGATGAAAAGTATGGACCAACAGATCCGCTAATCCAGGAATTCATTGATACATTCCGCAAATAA
- the dmpG gene encoding 4-hydroxy-2-oxovalerate aldolase, whose product MKRKSDKPIKITEVCLRDGSHVMQHQYTEAQVRRVARELDDAGMHYIEVSHGDGLGGSTLQYGKSLVDEMKLIEAAVDECRNSKVAVLLLPGIGTVHELKQAHELGASLVRVATHVTEADVSAQHISMARELGMETLGFLMMAHMAPTEKLVEQAKLMESYGAQAVYVTDSAGALLPHKVKEKIAALRDSLSIEVGFHAHNNLSLAVANTLTAIEEGATRIDGSIRCLGAGAGNAQTEVLLSVLDRMGVNLGIDIYKMMDIAEKTVGPMLPKAQEINRGSLVLGYAGVYSSFLLHAERAGQRFGIDSRDILIELGKRKVVGGQEDMILDVAAELAKARKLEV is encoded by the coding sequence TTGAAGCGCAAAAGTGATAAGCCAATCAAAATTACAGAAGTTTGTCTGCGTGACGGCAGCCACGTCATGCAGCATCAATATACAGAAGCTCAGGTCCGGCGCGTGGCGCGTGAGCTTGATGATGCGGGTATGCACTATATTGAAGTAAGTCATGGAGACGGACTGGGCGGTTCGACGCTGCAGTATGGCAAATCGCTCGTTGATGAAATGAAATTGATTGAAGCTGCGGTTGATGAGTGTCGAAACTCAAAGGTTGCGGTGTTGCTTTTACCAGGAATCGGGACGGTCCATGAACTGAAGCAGGCACATGAATTAGGCGCAAGTCTTGTCCGGGTTGCGACTCATGTGACCGAGGCTGATGTTTCAGCGCAGCATATCAGCATGGCGCGCGAGCTAGGGATGGAAACGCTTGGCTTCCTGATGATGGCCCATATGGCACCAACTGAAAAATTGGTCGAACAGGCGAAGCTGATGGAGAGTTACGGGGCTCAGGCTGTCTATGTAACCGATTCTGCCGGGGCCCTTTTACCGCATAAAGTAAAAGAGAAGATTGCTGCTTTAAGAGATTCGTTATCTATTGAAGTAGGATTCCATGCCCATAACAATCTTTCATTAGCGGTGGCAAATACGCTGACGGCGATTGAAGAAGGGGCAACTAGGATAGATGGAAGTATCCGCTGTCTTGGAGCAGGTGCTGGTAATGCGCAAACAGAGGTACTTTTATCAGTATTGGACCGGATGGGTGTCAACCTCGGAATCGACATTTATAAAATGATGGACATTGCTGAGAAAACGGTGGGTCCGATGCTTCCGAAAGCGCAGGAGATTAATAGAGGAAGTCTCGTGTTAGGCTATGCTGGTGTTTATTCGAGTTTCTTGCTGCATGCTGAGAGAGCAGGGCAGAGATTCGGAATTGATTCACGAGATATTTTAATAGAGTTGGGCAAAAGGAAAGTAGTAGGCGGCCAGGAGGATATGATCCTTGATGTCGCTGCTGAATTGGCGAAAGCCAGGAAACTGGAGGTGTAA